The segment AACAACCTCTCTGCCAAACCTATGACCCATATCAACACTGCCCTAACTGAGAAACTTGCAGAATTAACCGATGGCGTGTTCTGGATGAGCGAATCTGATTACCCTTGGCAAGTGTTTGCTTGGGAGACACCGGGGCCAATCAGTCACGACCAATTGCTGCAACTCACCCATCACCCTGTAGCTACTTCTGTTGCAGAAGTTGACCTAGATAAATTCTTCACACCGGCGCTCAAAGAACAAGACTTGCATGGAGAGGAGGAAAAGGCGACTGTCAAGAAATATCGGCAGTTGGTGGATTATCTCAACTACAA is part of the Microcoleus sp. FACHB-672 genome and harbors:
- a CDS encoding nuclease A inhibitor family protein, with translation MTHINTALTEKLAELTDGVFWMSESDYPWQVFAWETPGPISHDQLLQLTHHPVATSVAEVDLDKFFTPALKEQDLHGEEEKATVKKYRQLVDYLNYNLSDIKVYRVGQSPEIRIYIIGTTRDDNLAGIATQAIET